A region of the Lysobacter sp. K5869 genome:
CGCAGAACACCGCCTACTTCCGCGAGCGCATGACCGCGGCCGGCTTCGACGTGAAGCCGGGCGTGCATCCGATCAGCCCGGTGATGCTGTACGACGCGCCGCTGGCGCAGAAGTTCGCCGAGCGCCTGCTCGAGGAAGGCATCTACGCGATCGGCTTCTTCTTCCCGGTGGTGCCGCAGGGGCAGGCGCGCATCCGCACCCAGATGTCGGCCGCGCATACCCGCGAGCATCTGGACCGGGCGATCGACGCCTTCATCAAGATCGGCCGCGAACTCGGCGTCATCAAAGCCTGACCGCCGCCATGCCCGCACGGATGCGGCCGCCGCACGCGAATCGGGCCCTGGCGGCCCGGTTCGCCGTTCTCGACGCCGGCGCGGCGCGCTGACATGCGCTCCGCGCTGCGCCGCCGTTTGCTGCAAGCCGCGCGCACCGACGCGCTGGCCTCGCTCGACGGCGACACTTGGCAGACCCGCTGCCTGCACTGCCGCCGCGCCCTCGCCCTGCGCGCCGACGGCGAAGCGCTCGGCGCGACCTCGCTCGAACACGTCGTCCCCAGCGCCTGGTTCGGCCGCCGCGCCGCGGCCGAGCTGTGCGCGCGGGTCGGCGACCACGCCGACGATCCGCGCAACCTCGCCCTCGCCTGCGCGCCGTGCAATCACGGCAAGGGCTGCAGCCACGACGCGCGCGGCCCGGGCGACGCCCGCGCGCGCGAGGTGGTCGCGGCGTTGCTGGATGCGCGCCTGTCGCGTTGGCGCGAGCCGACCGAAGACTGAGCGGCCGACGCTGCGCCAGCGCCGCGCATCGACCGTCGCGACGGGGCCGCGCGCGGCCCCGTCGCCCAGCGCCGATCAGGCTTGGCTCATCGCCTGTTCGAGTTCCTGCATATCGCGCTCGAACATCTGCAATTGCCCGTCGAGCAAGAACCGGGTGATCGCCGACGGCGGCCGCTCCAGCTGCAAGTTCATCAGATAACTGCTCGCCATCTGCATCCGCTTCTGCGCCGAGTCGGCTTCCGCTATTGCCCGCTCCAGCGCCTGCAGATCGCGGTACTGCCCGTTCGCGCGCGAGTCCTTGTGCGCCGACTCCAGCTGCATCAGCTTGTTCGTCAGCATGATCGCGTCGGCGCGCGCGATCGACAACGCGATCTGCGCCTGGCTCGGATTGTTGTCGAGATAGTAATTGGCCATCTGCATGTCCATCTCGAACTTCATCCGCTCGGTGCGGATGGTGCTCAGCAGTTGTTGCGCCACGGCCGGATCGGCCTGCGCGCCCGCGCTGAACAGCAGCGCCGCCAGCAAGGCGAAACCGCGCAACGCGCCGGCGCTGCGACGCAGGCGCGACAGGGCGGTCGTGAATCGGTGGGTCATGGGTTTGCTCCTCGAGAATGAAATCGCCGGGCCCGGCGTCGCGCCGGCCGCGTGGCGACGAAAACAGCCTGCGCGCGGCGCGACTTCGCCGGCGCGGACGAGCGCGCTCAAGCCTGGCTCATCGCCAGCTCAAGCTGATTCAAGTGCGCGTTGAAGGTGATCAGATCGACCTGCAAGCGGGTCTGGAACTCGGGCGAGGTCGGCTGCTGCGCCAACATCTGCAGATCGATCGACAGGAACTGGGTGTCGTTGCCGGCCAATTGAGCGTAGTTAGTGGCCCGCTCCAGCGCGGCGCGGTCGCGGTACAGGCCGCGGTCGAGCGAGTCGCGGTTCTCCTTGACCAGACGCACGAAGTCCATGTTGAGCCTGATCGCCTGCACTTGCGCCGACAGATAGCTGTTCTTGGCCGCCGCGATGTTGCCGCCGGCCGCCTGCTGGCGCGCCAGCTGGAGGTATACGTCGAGCACCTGCCGGTCTTGCCGCATCAGTTGCATGATCTGGCTGGCCACCGCCGGATCGGCCGCGGCTTTGCCGCTGAACGACAGGACTGCGGCGAGCAGCGCCGCGCTCAGCAGCATCAGCAGCGCGCGTGCGCGGCGCAGCGGCGCCGGTCGCGTGGACGCAATGGAAGCGGTCGTTGGGTACGACATGGGATCTCTCCTTGAAAGGGAAATAAGCGAACGGAAAGGCGGCGCGTGCCGCGGCGGCGCGGATCGGGGGATCGGCGCGCGCAGTGCGATCGTTTGCGTCTCCGGCCTGCGTGCGGGGCGGGCCCGGGCCGGCGTGGCACCTCCTTGTTCTCGCGCCGTCTTCCTGTTCGCGCCGGCGGATCGCACACGCCGGCGCCGACGGCGCCCTGCCGAAACTGTAGCCGCGGCCCGAAGCGACGACCGATACCGGAGTCGGATTTCAACGCCGCTGCGCGCGCGGCGGCGGCGCGCGAACGCTAACTGCGTCGGGTTTCTCGCGGCGGCCTGCGCCCGGCGCGCGACGCCTGCGGCGCCGCTTCAGCGCAGCTTGCGCAGATCGTCTTCGTCCAGCGCGCGCCATTGGCCCTTGGGCAGTTCGCCCAAGGCCAGTTCGCCGATGGCGACCCGCACCAGCCGCAGCGTGTCCAGCCCGAACGCGGCGAGCAATCGACGGATCTGCCGGTTGCGGCCTTCGTCGAGCACGATCTCCAGCCACGCGTTCTTCTCGCCGCTGCGCAGCAGCCGCGCCGACTTGGCGCGCAGCCACTCGCCCTCGTCGTCCACGCCCGCTTCCAGCGCGCGCAGTTGCGTGTCGTCGGGAATCGCGTCGATCTGCACGCGATAGGTCTTGTCCGGACCGCGCTCGGGATCGGTGATGCCCGCGGCCCACTGCGGGTCGTTGCAGAACAGCAGCAGGCCTTCGCTGGCCTTGTCCAGACGGCCGACCGGCGCCAGCCACGGCAGCGGCGCGCCGTCGAGCGTGGCGCCGTCGAGGCAGCGGTAGACGGTGTCGCGGCCGCGTTCGTCGCTGGCGGTGGTGACCAGC
Encoded here:
- a CDS encoding HNH endonuclease, producing MRSALRRRLLQAARTDALASLDGDTWQTRCLHCRRALALRADGEALGATSLEHVVPSAWFGRRAAAELCARVGDHADDPRNLALACAPCNHGKGCSHDARGPGDARAREVVAALLDARLSRWREPTED
- a CDS encoding pseudouridine synthase, with product MNKKPPRHGLARVLSKQGVCSRTEAARWIAAGRVSVDGRVVRDPEFPIVQGRQRILVDGGELGAAPRRVYLMLNKPRGLVTTASDERGRDTVYRCLDGATLDGAPLPWLAPVGRLDKASEGLLLFCNDPQWAAGITDPERGPDKTYRVQIDAIPDDTQLRALEAGVDDEGEWLRAKSARLLRSGEKNAWLEIVLDEGRNRQIRRLLAAFGLDTLRLVRVAIGELALGELPKGQWRALDEDDLRKLR